Proteins from a genomic interval of Zingiber officinale cultivar Zhangliang chromosome 2A, Zo_v1.1, whole genome shotgun sequence:
- the LOC122041724 gene encoding putative aminoacrylate hydrolase RutD isoform X1: MPYCDCENGVRIFYKRFGHGSTKALLIIGLAGTHDSWEPQIRGLTGAVEANDDLPAVPSDDRGMEPADEEEVQDGIELCCFDNRGMGRSSVPSHKSEYTTTIMARDALALLDHLSWKRAHVFGHSMGGMIACKLAALAPGRISSLALLNVTGGGFECFPKIDRQMISLAFRFLSARTPEQRAIVDLETHYTTEYLDEHVGFACRRRDILYKEYVKNISSSGMQSNHGFEGQVNACWNHKMTPKELERIRSTGFLISIIHGRHDIIAQVNHARNLAEKLQPVARMVELHGAHLVSHERPDEVNQALRELVIASKSKLNPQEWSWLPESQTFGARWSILGTKSSTRNNGNSSASNLLTVYNFLGKIQLSFLYFLGFFMIAYEHMRSILRTMKPARVAASNP; the protein is encoded by the exons ATGCCTTACTGCGACTGCGAGAATGGGGTTCGGATTTTTTACAAGAGGTTTGGCCATGGCAGCACCAAGGCCCTCCTAATTATCG GATTGGCGGGGACGCATGATTCGTGGGAGCCCCAGATTAGGGGGTTGACGGGAGCGGTGGAGGCGAACGACGACTTGCCGGCGGTGCCTTCTGACGATCGTGGAATGGAACCAGCCGATGAGGAGGAGGTGCAGGATGGGATCGAGCTGTGCTGCTTCGATAACCGTGGGATGGGTCGGAGCTCTGTGCCTAGTCACAAATCTGAATACAC AACTACCATAATGGCAAGAGATGCCCTTGCTCTATTGGATCATTTAAGCTGGAAAAGAGCTCATGTGTTCGGTCATTCAATGG GAGGAATGATAGCTTGCAAATTGGCAGCCCTAGCGCCTGGTAGAATAAGCTCCTTGGCCTTGCTCAATGTCACAGGAGGTGGTTTTGAGTGCTTTCCGAAG ATTGATCGCCAAATGATATCCCTTGCGTTTCGTTTCTTAAGCGCAAGAACACCAGAGCAAAGAGCTATTGTTGACTTGGAAACTCATTACACAACG GAATATCTTGACGAACATGTTGGATTTGCATGCAGAAGAAGGGATATCCTTTACAAA GAATATGTAAAGAATATATCGTCAAGTGGAATGCAATCGAACCATGGCTTTGAAGGCCAAGTTAATGCTTGCTGGAATCATAAAATGACACCAAAAGAGCTGGAGAGAATTAGATCAACTGGATTTCTGATATCAATCATCCATGGAAG GCATGACATTATTGCTCAAGTAAATCACGCAAGGAACCTTGCCGAGAAACTTCAACCTGTTGCCAGAATGGTGGAACTTCATGGTGCACACCTGGTCAGCCATGAAAGGCCAGATGAG gttaaccaagcTCTGAGGGAATTGGTAATCGCATCAAAAAGCAAGCTTAATCCTCAAGAGTGGTCCTGGTTGCCGGAGAGTCAGACTTTTGGCG CACGATGGTCAATCTTGGGAACAAAATCATCCACAAGGAATAATGGAAACAGTTCGGCGAGCAATCTGCTAACAGTTTATAACTTTCTAGGAAAGATACAACTCAGTTTTCTCTATTTCCTTGGCTTCTTCATGATTGCATATGAGCACATGAGGAGCATTCTTAGAACCATGAAACCGGCCAGAGTTGCAGCCTCCAATCCATGA
- the LOC122041724 gene encoding putative aminoacrylate hydrolase RutD isoform X2, with product MPYCDCENGVRIFYKRFGHGSTKALLIIGLAGTHDSWEPQIRGLTGAVEANDDLPAVPSDDRGMEPADEEEVQDGIELCCFDNRGMGRSSVPSHKSEYTTTIMARDALALLDHLSWKRAHVFGHSMGGMIACKLAALAPGRISSLALLNVTGGGFECFPKIDRQMISLAFRFLSARTPEQRAIVDLETHYTTEYLDEHVGFACRRRDILYKEYVKNISSSGMQSNHGFEGQVNACWNHKMTPKELERIRSTGFLISIIHGRHDIIAQVNHARNLAEKLQPVARMVELHGAHLVSHERPDETFNR from the exons ATGCCTTACTGCGACTGCGAGAATGGGGTTCGGATTTTTTACAAGAGGTTTGGCCATGGCAGCACCAAGGCCCTCCTAATTATCG GATTGGCGGGGACGCATGATTCGTGGGAGCCCCAGATTAGGGGGTTGACGGGAGCGGTGGAGGCGAACGACGACTTGCCGGCGGTGCCTTCTGACGATCGTGGAATGGAACCAGCCGATGAGGAGGAGGTGCAGGATGGGATCGAGCTGTGCTGCTTCGATAACCGTGGGATGGGTCGGAGCTCTGTGCCTAGTCACAAATCTGAATACAC AACTACCATAATGGCAAGAGATGCCCTTGCTCTATTGGATCATTTAAGCTGGAAAAGAGCTCATGTGTTCGGTCATTCAATGG GAGGAATGATAGCTTGCAAATTGGCAGCCCTAGCGCCTGGTAGAATAAGCTCCTTGGCCTTGCTCAATGTCACAGGAGGTGGTTTTGAGTGCTTTCCGAAG ATTGATCGCCAAATGATATCCCTTGCGTTTCGTTTCTTAAGCGCAAGAACACCAGAGCAAAGAGCTATTGTTGACTTGGAAACTCATTACACAACG GAATATCTTGACGAACATGTTGGATTTGCATGCAGAAGAAGGGATATCCTTTACAAA GAATATGTAAAGAATATATCGTCAAGTGGAATGCAATCGAACCATGGCTTTGAAGGCCAAGTTAATGCTTGCTGGAATCATAAAATGACACCAAAAGAGCTGGAGAGAATTAGATCAACTGGATTTCTGATATCAATCATCCATGGAAG GCATGACATTATTGCTCAAGTAAATCACGCAAGGAACCTTGCCGAGAAACTTCAACCTGTTGCCAGAATGGTGGAACTTCATGGTGCACACCTGGTCAGCCATGAAAGGCCAGATGAG ACATTCAATAGATAG
- the LOC122041721 gene encoding transcription factor MTB1-like has protein sequence MGAFWTKDDQQMAVAVLGPQAFDYLNARHAAFPDGHLTAIGGGDDDLQTKLQHVVEDPGSAWAYAIFWQISRSEAGELVLGWGDGHCREVGDFEEESGALPRNPLDCAHQKMRKRVLERLHALSGGSDDENYALQLDRITGAEIYFLASMYFSFSKGEDAPGRAFVSDKHIWISEAELTSPGCSNYCVRAYLARSSGFRTIVFVPCVAGVVELGSAKALPESFEALQMIRSIFGQDYVKAATLIRENTDENIDPAFASRSGKGDQVAEFPKIFGKDRSTRRSHAKERDPNLKKEQVPIGIIAKHGVLYPKSHPLSDGATVFQWNQPGSDSIQQKFLGSPSVRQIDTVIGDGRRINLLQQKKQQPRLHQKLRSHPLSQSSQIDFSTGTLADAPSTSVLMDRARAADSELSDVELPFKEDKEGTTEERRPRKRGRKPANGREEPLNHVEAERQRREKLNQKFYALRAVVPNISKMDKASLLGDAISYITVLENKLKEMEAEREMWGDPSSMNYKHQAHCPEVDIQSTQDEVIVQVSCPLEKHPVSKVIQAFRDSHINVVDSKVSVSTDSVLHTFIVKSPGTEQLTKEKLMASLTHELSDALH, from the coding sequence ATGGGCGCGTTTTGGACTAAGGATGACCAGCAGATGGCGGTAGCGGTGCTCGGTCCTCAAGCCTTTGACTATCTCAACGCCAGGCACGCGGCCTTCCCCGACGGCCATCTCACTGCTATCGGAGGCGGCGATGACGACCTCCAGACCAAGCTCCAGCACGTCGTGGAGGATCCTGGCTCCGCTTGGGCTTACGCCATCTTCTGGCAGATCTCGCGGTCGGAGGCCGGGGAACTCGTCCTGGGCTGGGGCGACGGACACTGTCGCGAGGTTGGGGATTTCGAGGAGGAGAGCGGCGCCCTCCCGCGTAACCCCCTCGATTGCGCGCACCAGAAGATGCGGAAGCGGGTGCTCGAGCGGCTCCATGCGCTATCCGGCGGGTCTGACGACGAGAATTACGCGCTCCAGCTCGATCGCATCACGGGTGCTGAGATTTACTTCCTCGCGTCGATGTACTTCTCGTTTTCCAAAGGGGAGGATGCTCCCGGAAGAGCGTTTGTTTCAGATAAGCACATATGGATATCCGAGGCGGAATTGACGTCTCCTGGATGCTCCAACTACTGCGTGCGGGCTTATCTCGCGAGGTCTTCAGGGTTCCGCACCATCGTGTTTGTGCCGTGTGTTGCGGGCGTGGTCGAATTGGGATCGGCGAAGGCGTTGCCGGAGAGTTTTGAGGCGCTGCAGATGATCAGATCCATTTTCGGGCAGGATTACGTTAAGGCGGCTACTTTGATCAGGGAAAATACAGACGAGAACATCGATCCGGCTTTTGCTTCGCGCTCTGGCAAAGGCGATCAGGTCGCCGAGTTTCCGAAGATCTTTGGGAAGGATCGGAGCACTCGCCGTTCCCACGCCAAAGAAAGGGACCCGAACCTGAAGAAGGAACAAGTTCCAATTGGCATAATAGCAAAGCACGGCGTTCTCTATCCAAAGAGCCACCCACTAAGCGACGGTGCTACTGTGTTTCAATGGAATCAACCCGGTTCGGACTCCATTCAGCAGAAATTCCTCGGATCGCCTTCTGTTCGACAAATTGACACAGTCATTGGTGATGGCCGGAGGATCAACCTCCTCCAACAGAAGAAGCAGCAGCCACGGCTGCACCAGAAATTGCGTTCGCACCCACTGTCACAGTCGAGCCAAATTGATTTCAGCACTGGGACGCTGGCCGATGCTCCTTCTACTAGTGTACTGATGGACCGTGCCCGTGCAGCTGACTCTGAGCTCTCAGATGTCGAGCTTCCATTCAAAGAAGATAAAGAAGGCACAACTGAAGAGCGCAGGCCAAGAAAGAGGGGTCGGAAGCCAGCGAACGGCAGGGAAGAGCCACTGAACCATGTCGAAGCTGAGCGCCAGAGAAGGGAGAAGCTTAACCAGAAGTTTTACGCTCTGAGAGCTGTGGTGCCCAACATCTCGAAGATGGACAAGGCCTCCCTGCTCGGAGATGCCATATCTTACATCACTGTGCTCGAGAATAAGCTCAAGGAGATGGAAGCAGAGAGGGAAATGTGGGGTGATCCATCATCCATGAACTACAAACATCAGGCTCATTGTCCCGAGGTTGATATCCAATCAACCCAGGATGAGGTAATTGTTCAAGTGAGTTGCCCTCTAGAGAAGCACCCTGTCTCCAAGGTCATTCAAGCTTTCAGGGATTCACATATCAATGTGGTGGACTCCAAGGTTTCTGTTTCTACTGACAGCGTCCTTCATACTTTCATAGTGAAGTCCCCTGGAACTGAGCAACTTACCAAGGAGAAGTTAATGGCTTCTCTAACTCATGAATTGAGTGATGCACTACATTGA